From the genome of Populus trichocarpa isolate Nisqually-1 chromosome 15, P.trichocarpa_v4.1, whole genome shotgun sequence, one region includes:
- the LOC18105544 gene encoding transcription factor BEE 3 — MADFTVDLQSFKPPFPFLDIDASMAAINQFTEVNQAIQLDNPIMNNFHSFTPFTSNNFFSHQAPEFPGNFAGSFLPGSFHQNDQNVMPVSQTFTIPAKESEFQESKRRAMDVSESSCMNSYPRVSESGSKKRKSSRRGKRVKSNEEEEEKTREVVHVRARRGQATDSHSLAERVRRGKINERLRCLQDIVPGCYKTMGMAVMLDEIINYVQSLQNQVEFLSMKLTAASTFYDFNAETEAIETVQRAKAQETKELQRAMREGSGGLAQSHSSWPL; from the exons atggCTGATTTCACAGTAGATTTGCAAAGCTTTAAGCCCCCATTTCCTTTCTTAGATATTGATGCAAGCATGGCAGCAATAAACCAATTCACAGAAGTAAACCAGGCTATCCAGCTAGACAATCCAATAATGAATAATTTTCACAGTTTCACGCCTTTCACTAGTAACAACTTCTTTAGCCATCAAGCACCAGAATTCCCTGGAAACTTTGCAGGGAGTTTTCTTCCTGGTAGTTTCCATCAAAATGACCAAAATGTTATGCCTGTTTCTCAGACTTTCACCATACCTGCaaaggaaagtgaattccaagaAAGCAAGAGAAGAGCAATGGATGTGTCTGAAAGCAGTTGTATGAACTCATATCCTCGAGTTTCTGAAAGCGggagtaaaaagagaaaa AGCTCAAGAAGAGGAAAGAGAGTGAAAAGcaatgaggaggaggaggagaaaacaaGAGAAGTTGTTCATGTTAGAGCTAGAAGAGGTCAAGCCACTGACAGCCATAGTTTAGCAGAAAGG GTTAGAAGAGGAAAGATCAATGAGAGACTAAGATGCTTGCAGGATATAGTCCCAGGCTGCTACAAg ACCATGGGCATGGCAGTAATGTTGGATGAGATAATTAATTATGTCCAGTCCTTGCAAAATCAAGTTGAG TTTCTGTCTATGAAGCTCACTGCAGCAAGCACGTTTTATGACTTCAATGCAGAGACAGAAGCCATTGAAACAGTGCAG AGGGCAAAAGCACAAGAGACAAAAGAGTTACAAAGAGCAATGAGAGAAGGATCCGGAGGACTTGCACAGTCCCACTCATCATGGCCCCTTTGA
- the LOC7475636 gene encoding uncharacterized protein LOC7475636, producing the protein MASPTASKTRSVLEGLLREGSFKWLLGKGSSFNEEFEEMERSPSAGRNWIAELSPLANVVVRRCSKILGISACELQESFNAEASDSLKHLSCYARNFLEYCCFRALALSTQVTGHLADKKFRRLTYDMMLAWTTPAAASQPLLNVDEDLTVGLEAFSRIAPAVPIIAHVVISENLFDVLTKATDGRLQFSIYDKYLSGLERAIKKMKTQSDSSLLSTLRLSRREKILEVDGTVTTQPVLEHVGISTWPGRLTLTDHALYFEALRVVSYDKPKIYDLSDDLKQIIKPELTGPWGTRLFDKAVFYKSISLSEPAVIEFPELKGHTRRDYWLAIIREILYVHRFIKKFKISGVERDEALSKAVLGILRLQAIQEISAVNSVCCETLLMFNLCDQLPGGDLILETLANMSSIRELDRTNNYKAGGGMYSISSLAMVSNLGFVLGTSSSDLNEAGLVVGEIAVGEMSSLEKVVKESQNSYKKTVLAQETVNGVKVDGIDTNLAVMKELLLPVMEVGKWLISLIHWDDPMKSLVFCLVLTYVIWRGWLSYAFGLMTIFLAIFMVLTRFCNQGRPVDKLKVVAPPPMNTVEQLLAVQNAISQAEQFIQDGNIILLKFRALLLSIFPQASEKFAFTLLCVALIVVFVPSKYITLLIFLETFTRYSPPRKASTERWTRRLREWWFSIPAAPVVLEREKEDKKKK; encoded by the exons ATGGCTAGCCCTACGGCAAGCAAAACTAGAAGTGTGCTTGAGGGTTTATTAAGAGAAGGATCATTTAAATGGCTACTTGGAAAGGGAAGTTCCTTTAATGAAGAATTTGAGGAGATGGAAAGGTCTCCATCAGCTGGCAGGAATTGGATAGCTGAGCTCTCTCCActtgctaatgtggttgttcGTAGATGCTCAAA AATCCTTGGCATTTCTGCTTGTGAACTTCAAGAAAGCTTCAATGCAGAGGCTTCTGATTCCTTAAAGCATCTTTCCTGTTATGCGAGGAACTTTTTGGAATACTGTTGCTTCAGAGCACTGGCTTTATCAACTCAAGTAACTGGTCATCTAGCTGATAAAAAGTTCCGACGGTTGACATATGACATGATGCTAGCTTGGACGACTCCAGCAGCTGCTAGCCAACCATTGCTCAAT GTAGATGAGGACTTAACAGTTGGTCTAGAGGCCTTCTCTCGAATAGCTCCAGCAGTTCCAATCATTGCCCATGTGGTTATCAGTGAAAATCTTTTTGATGTGCTTACTAAGGCAACTGATGGCCGGCTTCAATTCTCCATCTATGACAAGTACCTAAGTGGACTAGAAAG ggcaataaaaaagatgaagactCAATCAGATTCATCACTCCTTTCTACACTGCGATTGTCAAGAAGAGAGAAGATTCTGGAAGTAGATGGAACAGTGACAACCCAACCAGTTCTTGAACATGTTGGAATATCTACATGGCCAG GTCGTCTAACTCTCACTGACCATGCACTGTACTTTGAAGCTCTCCGTGTGGTATCCTATGACAAGccaaaaatatatgatttgtcAGATGACCTAAAACAGATTATTAAACCTGAATTGACTGGGCCATGGGGTACTCGTCTTTTTGACAAGGCAGTCTTCTATAAATCTATTTCCTT ATCAGAGCCAGCTGTCATTGAGTTTCCTGAGCTTAAAGGCCATACTCGTCGTGATTACTGGTTGGCAATTATTCGGGAAATTTTATACGTTCACAGATTTATAAAAAAGTTCAAGATCTCTGGAGTTGAACGGGATGAAGCTCTTTCAAAGGCTGTGCTTGGAATTCTGCGACTTCAAGCAATTCAAGAAATTAGTGCTGTAAATTCTGTTTGCTGTGAAACTCTTCTCATGTTTAATCTTTGTGATCAACTTCCTGGTGGAGATTTGATACTGGAAACCCTGGCAAACATGTCCTCCATAAGGGAACTAGATCGGACTAACAATTATAAGGCTGGAGGTGGGATGTATTCAATCTCTTCCTTGGCCATGGTTTCCAATTTAGGGTTTGTGCTAGGAACAAGTTCAAGTGATCTTAATGAGGCTGGGCTTGTTGTTGGTGAGATAGCTGTGGGAGAGATGAGTTCATTGGAGAAGGTGGTTAAGGAATCTCAAAACAGCTACAAAAAAACTGTGCTAGCACAAGAAACAGTTAATGGAGTTAAAGTAGATGGCATTGATACCAATCTGGCAGTAATGAAG GAGTTACTTCTCCCTGTTATGGAAGTTGGGAAGTGGCTTATTTCCTTGATACACTGGGATGACCCTATGAAGTCTTTGGTGTTCTGTTTGGTTCTCACTTATGTCATTTGGAG GGGATGGCTGAGCTATGCCTTTGGATTGATGACCATCTTTCTTGCTATCTTTATGGTGCTCACACGATTTTGTAACCAAGGAAGGCCTGTTGATAAACTCAAGGTAGTAGCACCTCCACCAATGAACACGGTGGAGCAGCTTTTAGCTGTTCAGAATGCTATTTCTCAAGCTGAACAGTTCATCCAGGATGGAAACATTATCCTCCTCAAGTTTCGTGCCTTGCTGTTGTCCATTTTCCCACAG GCAAGCGAGAAATTTGCGTTCACTCTCCTGTGTGTTGCTTTGATCGTGGTTTTCGTACCTAGCAAGTACATTACTCTGTTGATCTTTTTGGAGACATTTACAAGATATTCACCTCCAAGGAAAGCAAGCACAGAAAGATGGACAAGGAGATTAAGAGAGTGGTGGTTCAGTATACCGGCAGCTCCTGTTGTTcttgaaagagaaaaggaagacaaaaagaagaagtaa
- the LOC7453876 gene encoding VQ motif-containing protein 20, protein MSPANLHDHKAKTKDMYPPPPLKVNKDSHMIKKSFPSPPSSSSSSASSLAVTGPIKPHPVIIYTHSPKIIHTNPKDFMALVQKLTGLSQSEDIDPSAPQVRKENGYRVVAKEENKKVKINDDNESSSAITDHENYGSIGDRGQCFMPRHPNYMTNIPIFTPNLAEFLCANQPCYNNYTTDPLFLSFSKYDLTNFCLGGED, encoded by the coding sequence atGAGCCCAGCAAATCTCCATGATCACAAAGCAAAGACCAAGGATATGTACCCACCACCACCCTTGAAAGTCAACAAGGACTCTCACATgatcaaaaaatcatttccatCACCGCCGTCGTCATCTTCATCCTCCGCGTCTTCGCTAGCTGTTACAGGTCCCATCAAGCCCCATCCGGTGATCATCTACACCCACTCGCCCAAAATCATCCACACAAACCCTAAGGATTTCATGGCATTGGTGCAAAAACTAACGGGCTTATCGCAGTCCGAGGATATTGACCCGTCGGCACCTCAagtaaggaaagaaaatggttATAGGGTGGTGGCGAAGGAGGAAAACAAGAAGGTTAAGATTAACGATGATAATGAATCGTCTTCAGCCATTACTGATCATGAGAATTATGGGAGCATTGGTGATCGTGGACAATGTTTTATGCCTCGCCATCCTAATTACATGACTAATATTCCAATCTTTACACCTAATTTAGCTGAGTTTCTATGCGCAAACCAGCCATGCTATAATAACTATACTACGGATCCtttatttctttccttctccAAATATGATCTCACCAACTTCTGCCTTGGAGGTGAAGACTAG